CTTTACTCATTTCCAGACCAATTCGAATATCCTTTAGGGCTAAGTCTAAAGGAAATCTTGATTTATAATCTTCTTCAGCTATCCAGGGGCCACGTACATCCATCTGGAAACTGTGGGCCCCCGTATCGGCAAGAAGCTCCAACAATTTTTTCCTATCGAGTCCGGCCTTATCACCGACTTTCATGCCTTCAGCTAAAACTGCGACATTGGTCATTCCAATCATATTCGAAATGAGCTTAACAGCACATGAGGCTGCAACTGGTCCAACATAATTCACTATCCCAATTGAGCTTAGTATATTTTTTATCTTTTCATAAGCTCTCTCATCGCCACCAATAAACATCGGTTCTTCTGCTTTTTCAGCATGAGCAGGTGTCTTTCCAAGTGTGCATTGTATGTAGCTAATATTTTTTTTATTTGCTTCTTTTTCAAGCGTTTCAGCTGTACTCGCATCAATAGTTGATAACTCTACATGCGTGCTATTGGCGTTTAACTTTTCATATAAACCGCCATCGTTCAACATTACATCTGTTACATGTTGAGGCAAAGGCAAACTAGTGAAAATAACATCGGAACTTTTAAGCTCATCAATAGAATTAGCTTTTTTCCCGCTTTCACCAACTGATACAGTTTTTTCAATCGCTTCAGCACTCAAGTCAAACACATCAACTGAATAACCGTTACGAATTAAATTTCTAGCTAGCGGGCCACCCATTAAACCAACACCGATAAATCCTATACGCATACTTAACTCCATTTACATCTTTATGGGGGCAAATCATATCGCCCCCATAAAGTCATAGAATGCTAGGCACTTCTATAAAGTTTAGTAATGATGAGCTCTTTATGGCCAAGGACCTCAGCAGATGTCTTTCTTCCACCGCACGTCCGCTTCACCAAGTCAACAAGCCCATCACCCGACTCATCCAAGGTCATCTCGCCACGCAAAATCCCTGAACAATCGTAATCAATATGCTCGCTCATCGTTGAGCATGTCAGCGGGTTAGCGGAAAGCTTGATGACAGGCTCAACCGGGTTCCCAATAATGTTGCCTTGCCCAGTTGGAAACAAATGCACAACGAAGCCAGCGGCAGCACAAAGCGTCACCATTTCAGCCGCAGCTGAAGAGGAATCCATGAACCAAAGCCCTTTACCTGTGGGTGCCTCCGCCGGCTCCAGCACGCCAACATACTGGCATTTTTTACCAATTTTCTGTAAATTCCCAAAAGCTTTTTCTTCAATAGTCGTCAACCCACCGCGGATATTTCCTTTTGTAGGTTGCGAGCCAGAAAGATCGTCGGTTTTATTTTCGTTAATAAATTCGTTATAATCTTTGAACATTTTATAAAATGCTTCACCAACTTCTGGTGTAGCCGCCCGTTCTTTACACACCATTTCTGCACCAGTAATCTCACTGGTTTCACCAAAAACGGCAGTACCGCCTTTCTCAATGTGCTTATCTAAGACATTACCAACGGTTGGATTGGAAGCTAAGCCAGAAGTGGTATCAGACTCTCCACATTTTACAGAAATCCAAATCTCAGAAGAGTCAACCTCTTCAGGCTTTATTTCAGATGCATAATGCACATATTCTTTTGCTTTTTTGCTTGCCATATTGATGGTATTAAAGTCACCATTACGCTCAATCGAAAAACCTTCAACCGGCTTTCCAGTAGCTGCAATTCCGTCTACGACCTTTTGAGTCCATTCAGGCTCAATGCCAATAACCACACAAGCTGCCACATTTGGATTAGATCCCAGACCAATCAATGTTCTAAATGTCAACAGCAAATCTTCGCCAAACTGAAGTCGGCCATACGCGTGTGGAAGAGCAAGAGTTCCTTTAACATTATTTTCAACGGCTTCACATGCAGCATTAGACAAATCATCCAATGCCAAAATAGCTACATGGTTGCGAACCCCAACACGACCATTTTCGCGACGATATCCAAGAACTTTACCGAAACTCATTCTCTACCACCTTTTAGTTTTAAGATTTTGAATATGGACATGGCTGCCTTTTTCAAAAGGAGCAACAACCTTCCCAATGTCATGTCCGTATTTAATCACTGTGTCGCTTTCTTTCATTGGGACTAGAGAAATTTTATGGCCAAGAGGAATGTCATCTAGAGCTTCAACTTGGATTTTCTCCTGAGAGTCCATGTAAAGACCTTCGGCCGTTTCTCCTTTTTTAATGTCAACCGTGGCCACACCGACCGTGTCGGCTTTTTCGTGAACTAAAAATTGGATCATTCTAGGTCCTCCTGTTGATTGATTATAAAAAAATAAGTGACCAATTCACTCATTTTTTCTATAAAAAAAAGTAGTATTTGCGTTTGGTATAACTGCTATTGTCGTATTTTTATTACTCTTTTTCAGCCAATTGCTTATAACTGTCTGAGCTTTACCTAAATTTAAATGGCAATTTATCGCACAAGAACTCTCAATGCTGGAGTCAACAACAACCTCAAAATCTTTTAAGCTTCTTCCAAACAAATATGCTTTATGAGCACCCATTCTAAAATCGTTTTCTTGAAAATCATTAACTACATCATCAATATTTTTAAAATTTGAAACATATTCATAATAATCGTCATCACCGACGCCTTCATCGCATGAAGCTAATAATAAAATTTTTCCATTTATTTTAGCTGCCGTTGAAGACATATTTAAACCCTTTTGGGCTTGATATAAACATATATCCTTAGGGCTCCCACCACATGAAGCGACAACAATATCATAAAAATTGCTTATTTCGACCCCATAAACCTTAGAACATATTTCAGCCCCAGCCTCTAATACCTCTTTATGAGCTCCTGCTTGTATCCAAACAGGACATTTTTCTGTATTATTGACGACATTTACCGCCAAATCAATACTTAAAATATCACCTGCTTCATTTAAATCCTGCCTTACAGGATTTTCTTTTAGCCTGCCAACATTTGCACCATCTTCGAACATCAGTGAGTGATTTTTTCTTATCATTTCAGCTGACGCTAAGCCAATACAGGCTCCCTTTGCTCCACCAGTAAATCCGACAAACTGATGCGGGTCGATTTGACCCAACACAATTTTTATATCGGCTTGAGCAAAGTGCTGATTAATCTCTACAGGCGTTCCCTGCGAGGTCTTCCCCAAACTAACAAAGTTTGATTTTTTAGCATCGTGTGAGAAGACTGTAAAATTTTCATATATTTCTGGACCGACCAATTTTATCAGTCTCTCTTTTGACAAGGGCGGGTGAAGTCCTCCCCCAACTAAAATCGAGATTTCTTTTATTTCTAAACTTGGCCATTTTTCCGTCAAGAATTTCAAAAGCACTGGAAGGATTCTCTTTGTCGGAAATGGTCGCGTCTCATCTGGTAAGGCTATGGCAAGACTTCTTGGCTCGGGCCATTGGCCCAAATCAACTGTGCCTATCGGACTTTGCAGCACATCCAAAAAACTACCCTCAAGATCCACCAGCTTGGACTTGCTGGCTGGACTCAAATAATCAACCTGGGCCCCATCAGGGAGATTGATTATTTTATAGCCTTTTCCATACTTTAGCTTAATCTCCATAAATCCCTCTGCGGTTAGTCGTTACCTTGCTTCTTATCAAGCTTCGTGCCAAAAAAAACTATCAGCAAATTCTATTTAATTTAGGGACGTTATCCCCTATTGACTTTTTTAACCTAAAAAGACTATGCCCAATATTCAGCACCATGTGCTGAATATTGGGCATAGTCAAATCCGCTTAACCCCCTATCTTCACAGGGACTTACACTTTTGTTTATCTCTATGCTACCTAGAACACAAATAAAAACATTTTAAATCAAGGACTTAGGTGCATGACAAATAATGGTCACGATAAAGCCACCCGAGTAACTCTTAATCCAACCCGTAGATACGAAACACTCTTGCGAATTAACAACGCTATAGTCCAGCAGACAACCAGAGAGTCACTTTTTCAGGCCCTTTCAAATGAGATCTACCAACTCATTGAATACGACAGATTTAGCATTAACCTCTATGACCACGAATTACGATCGCTTAGCTACTTTGCTTCGGCTAAGGGTGTTTCCCTCGGCGGGAAAATGACACGCCCCCTCGAAAAAGGATTGATCGCTCAAACAGTCATTAGAACCAAAGAACCTCTTATTATACCTGATGTTAAAAACCAGTCATATTTCTCAAACATGAATAATATGATTGAAGCAGGCCTCAACGTGACCATGGGATATCCACTTATTGTAAGAGATACTGTTCTTGGGTCTCTTCATTTTTCTTTTAAGAATAGGCCCGACAACCTTGATGAGGTTAATAGTTTTTTTGAAGATCTCTCACCTCAAGTCGCCATTGCTGTTTACAACATACTAGCTCACAACAGGCTAAAAAGACTAAATGAAAGCTTAAAAAATGAAAAAAAGTTTTTAAAGAAGGAGGCTCATGGATCTTTTGATCCTGAAAATTTCTTCTACAAATCTGAATCTATGTCAGATGTAATGCAACAAGTTAAGAATGTTGCAGCTTCTGATGCTCCTGTACTAATTACGGGCGAAACAGGGACTGGTAAAGAATATATAGCGCACTGTATTCACCATACATCACTACGAAGTGACGCATTGCTTGTAAAAGTTAATTGCCCTGCCTTAGCCTCGAGTCTTTTCGAAAGTGAGCTTTTTGGGCACACTAAAGGAGCATTTACAGGTGCTTCGCAGCAAAGAATTGGCAGATTTGAAATGGCTAACAATGGAACAATTTTTCTTGATGAAATAGCTGAACTTCCAATGCCGCAACAAGCAAAAATACTACATGTACTTCAAGATAGGTGTTTTGAAAGAGTCGGTGAAAGTCGCTCAATCAGCGCCGATTTCCGTATTGTTGCAGCCACAAACAAAGATCTGCTACATGCTATTCATAATGAATCCTTTAGAAGCGACCTGTACTATAGATTAAACACAGCCCAGATACACATACCTTCTCTAAGAGAAAGACCTGAAGATATACCTGTTTTAGTTATCAATCTTTCTGATCAAATATCTAAAAGATTGCACCGCCCCTCTCCAAAATATTCTGACAAAGTTTTAGAATCTCTTTGCCAATACCCATGGCCAGGCAACGTCAGAGAGCTTAAAAACTTTGTTCATAGAATGTTTTTACAGAGATCAGCTGAAAATGTTAAACTTAGTGACGTAAAATCTTATCTAGGCAACTCACAGGAAATTGAGTATAATGACAACAATATCTTGCCCATGCACGAAATGGAAAAACAACACATTGTTAATGCACTACGAATTTGTAAAGGTGTTTTGTCTGGAGAAAATGGAGCTGCTTCTCTTTTACAAATGAAAAGATCTACTTTGCAATATCGACTTAAACGGCACAACATAAACCCATCTGACTATAAAGCTTTTTAATTCTATAAATCCTTAATGAAAGTTTTTTTCAATTAAATAAAATCACTCCGCACAGTGGATGCAGACCTCGGATTCAGGCAGCGCCAATAACCGCTTGAGCGCGATTTCCTCGCCGCACTCCACGCAGAGACCATATTCGGGGTCATCCGCATCAAGGCGCTTCAGCGCCTGTTCAAGGCGGGCGAGACGGTGTTTGGTCTTGTTCAGGCTGGACATGACAATCCCCTGATTGACCATGGAATCCATCCGGGACAGGCGCCCGATGGGCTGGTCCAGTTCCACCGTCTCGGCGCGTTGTTCCAGGTCAGCTATTTCCTGGCGGCAGATCTCCATCTGCTGCAACACCGCTTGACGGATCTTTTTCTTGGTCGCCTCATCCATACATACTCCTTTAGTGGTGTTCGGGCTCTGCCCTGTGTATTGCTCATGACCGAGCTGCAACGGGGATGCCGGTAGATGGCGGCGTGACCGGCCTACAGGGCTGTATGCGCCTCATGATCATAACGTCAACGCGCTTTTGACCAAGAGCGCACCGCCGACCAGCGGCCAACTCCAGTTCTGAAACCTCCGGGGCCTGCCCAGCTCATCGCGGCCAGCTATATTCTCTGTGACGAACGATTCCCTGCCCACTCAAGGCGTGCAGGAACGCCCTTACCGTTTACCACGATACCATCCGTGATGGATAGTCGTTGACCTCGATGCCTGTGTCCAGCATCTTGGAGACAACGAACAGCGCGTCCCTATCCCGTCTCTGCGGGACCGCCTTACCGCCTGCCCGTGAGGCGCCGCCGGGAAAGCCAAAACGCTCCCCACGGTATCCTCAAAGTGCCCTCTTGCGTTCAATCGCGAAAGCGCTAAGATGGGAATAGTTCTTTTTCTTGACTTGCCAACACTGCACTTCGATACTGCTCACGGCTTTCACCAAAGGACTCAGTCGGAAAGCTGATCGCCGATCAGGGGTCAGCCCCTCGGCCAGCAGCGTATCTGGCAGCCCCAAGGCGCTCCGGGCGCACCGCATACTGCGCTGTGCGAAATTCCAACTCCCGTCGTCTTTACCTCAAACGTACCACCTGCAAAGGGAGGCCTTATGCATCTCGAACACCTTTTTGAACAGCACGGCACCGATGCCATAGACCTTGAATTCACTTGCCACGATTGCGGTGGCGCAGTCCGGGTCACCGCTGGCAAGGACGACCAGGGCGCCACCCTCACCCCGCAGGACGGCGCCGCTGGCTACCATCCCCGCCTCAATTCCGGGGAGAGGGAATATTTTGTCAAATGCGCCAGCTGCTATGCGGCCCAGCCCAAGTTGACCAATTACAATCCCACCGAGGTCTACACCCGCATCGTGGGCTACTACCGGCCGGTTAGCGCCTGGAATCGTGGCAAACGCGAAGAATACAAGGACCGCAAGTTCTACGACCAGTCCCACGCCGATAGTGTTCCCGCTTCCTAACTGAGTGTTGAAACATGCTTTATACGACAGGTTGTTCAAAAACCCCAAAGGACGGCGCTAAATAACGTTCAAGGTCGCAGCGTACGTATTCGTACGTACAAGGTTGAACCTGTTGCAGCCTTGCTGCCATTGAGAAATTTTCAATGGCCCGCCAAGCCCGTTACTTGTGCTGCAGGGTCATGCCGGCACGGCGTGGCCCTGCACAGCGCGTTGCCAATCCTTCAACGGCAACAAACATGAATGCACTCCTCCCCGGACGACCTGTACTGCGGCAACGGTCCGAAGAACGAAGACAAAAGACACCCAGACCTCACTCAAAACGTCATTGCCCGGGGCGTGCAGGGCAGCACTGACGGGGCTTGCCGGGCAATCCAGCTGCGCTGTCTTCGTGGCCGCAGGCATCGGAAATCGTAGAGGCCGTGGGCCAAAAAGATCGATTGCGGTACCGATCCCGATAGCGATCCCGATAACGATTTGGACGGACATTGTCGCTGGTATTCGTGTCGCCCACGGCCCACTGTCTATCGTAAGAATATTTAGCCGCCCGTTCCCCCCTCTGTGCCCTCTGTGGTTGAACCTTCACGGACGCTCCTGCAGCTCCCGCAGCCCATGCCTGGACTCAAATTATGGCCGGAGCCATAGGATAAGACGCCCCCAGGCGGGAGCCTGGAAACGATGAAAAGGGCAAACCACGGTGTTAAGTGGAAGTCTGCAAGTGTTCGCGGCAAATGTCATTTTACAGCGACAACTGGGGTTCCAGGCTCCCTCCCCCTTGCCAAGGGGGAAGGCCGGGGAGGGGGTGCTGGGTTCGATCGTTGTAGCCCGACGGCTCTGCCCACGACTGGGACCCCACCCCTGCCCCTCCCCTTCGCAAGGGGAGGGGAGCAAAGGCCAGTACCGTAGTTCACGCATGGTGCCTCTATCAGCGCTGATCAGCGTGATCAGCGGACAGAACTCTTCCGGTTCCCACGGAACCAGAAGCTCCGATCGTGAATGGCAATGATCGGGGGCCCCTTGACCGGCCAGGGTCTTCTCCCTGGACGGACAAAAGGTATCTGCCTCACTTCGCGCATATTCGCGTAACTTCGCGGACCCAATTCGATACCGATCCCAATACCGATCCCAATAGCGATTTGGACGGACATTGTCGCTGGTATTCGTGTCGCCCACGGTCCACTGTCTATCGTAAGAATCTATAGCCGCCCGTTCGCTGCCGCTCACTCGACAAAAAGGCGGACGGGGATTGCGCCCCGCAGACCGTTGAGGGGCACAAAAGCCGCTAAAAGGCAGTGCTTTTGCCTAGTCTCCTGGATTGAAAGCTATCACTTCCACAAATGACGAGAGCAGCCGCAGCCAAGAATATAACGAGGTCCTATGGGCGATTTTCCCCGCGGCAACAGTCCGCCGCGGTACATGCATCTCGTCCCGCCTGTCGGGCGACCAACGGGAGCGGGCGGGAAACGATCTTCCTCTTCGGACCGCCAGGCGCCGGCCTGGCTCTTGTATTCCGCGGCACTCCCTGTTTCCGCCGTCTTACCGTCCTCCGCCATCCGGCTTCAGTTTTTTCGAATTCCTCAATGCCCCAATTCTTCAATTCCTCAATTTTCCCAAGCACTTTTCCTCCCTTCGCGAACAAAAAGAACAATTTCGATTTCGAAAGCACCCCGGCATGATGCCTGAATCCGTATCTCGATTTTCCAGCCGCCACGCCTTGACGCCCCGGGCAACTCCGTCAATGATCACGCCACGCAAATTCCGCCTTGCCAGAGACCGCCTCCCGGTCCAGCACAGCCGCGGCCATAAATTTTTTCCCCGTGCAACAGGACCAGCCATGCCACGCTATATTGTTCCCCTGACCCTGATGCTGCTCTCCCTTCTTCTCGTTGGTGCAGCCGCGCCCGGCCACGCCGCTGAGGAAGCGAACCGGCTTGGCCCCGTGAACACAGACAAGCGCCTGAACCAACTCCAGATCGAACGCCACAATGGCACCTACACCATCCGTCTTGAGGGCCAGGACCAGGCCGTATCCGCTGAGCGCTTCCTGGCCCAGCTCTACGCCCAACAGCACCGCAAAGAGACCAACTTTCTCTTCGTCATTTTCAATATCACCTCCTGGGTCAATCTCATGTGGGTCTCCGTCGGCCTCCTGGGCCAGGTCTTTTTCACCGGCCGCATGGTCGTCCAATGGATCACCAGTGAGCGGAAACGGCGGTCCGTGATCCCAGTGGCCTTCTGGTGGATGAGCCTGCTCGGGGCCTGCATGCTCCTGCTCTATTTTATCTGGCGCAAGGACATCGTCGGCATCCTCGGCCAATCCACAGGCCTGTTTATCTACCTGCGCAATCTGCGGCTGATCTACCGCGAGCGGCGCTCTTCCTTGACCGCTTCCTGAGCGCCTTGTCATTCACAAAGCCCGACCGCTTCTTCAGCCCAATCCGGAAAAAGCGGCCGTATCGCCTGACAATGGCAATTCTCCGCCCCGCTCGCCAAATCGGAACTTCACGCAGGGTGACGTGGCTGAGATCCCCTTCGAGGGGCTTGGAACGAGTGCACTCATTCGGCTCCCTTCTTCCCCGTCTCGCAGGCCAAAGGCAGCCTGCACACCGAAACAAGGGGCTTGACCTTTGCCACATCTTCAGCAAAGCCTGAGCTGCTCTGTTCTCTTCAGACAAAGGTCCCTGCGAAAGGGTACAGCCTTTGTGTCTCCCACGGATTAGCGTATCGGCCAAGTCAAGGTAGGCTCTTTAAACCAGTGGACCAACACGACGCCCCATGCCCCCAGTCTTACAGCGACTCACGATCCCTGCCCTCCTTTTCCTGCTTGCAGCCCTGTTCGGCTGTGACCAGACCGCTATTCCCATCGGGTTCACCGGTTCCTTGACCGGCAGCTATTCCGATCTCGGCGTCCAGGGCCGCAACGGGGCCACGCTGGCTATTGAAGAAATCAACGCCCAGGGCGGTATCGCCGGACATCCGCTGCGCCTGGTGGTCCGCGATGACGGCAACGATCCGAAGACCGCCAAAGCCGTGGACCGGGAACTGATCGAACGTGGTGTTGTGGCCATCATCGGCCATATGACCTCCAGCCAGAGCGTTGCTGCCTTGCCGGTGGTCAACGACGCGGAGGTGGTCCTGCTCAGTCCGACAACCTCCACGCCCCGCTTGTCCGGGAAAGACGACTATTTCTTCCGCATCCAGACCAGTACGGCCCAAGCCGCCCGAGCGCTGGGGCGCTACGCCCGAAACCAGCTCGATCTGCAACGGATCAACGTTATCGAAGACACCAGCAACGCGGCCTACACCACCCCGTTCCTGACCAATTTTCAGGACACCTTTTGTCACAGCGGGCAAGTGGTGGGCCAGCATTGTCGCTTCCATTCAGAGATGGAACAGGATTGGCAGCTTCTGGCCGACTGCCTGCTCCAGACACCCAGCGACGGCATCTTGCTCCTGACATCGGCCCGTGATGCGGCTAGCCTGCTGCCCATACTGCGTCACAAGGCGCCTCAACGAGTCATCCTCAGCAGCGGTTGGGCAACCACCCGCTCTCTGCTGACCCTGGGGGGCGCCTCGGCAAACCAGGTCTACGCCGCAGAGCGGAATTTTCCGGCCGAACGCAACACGGCCTATCGCCATTTTGTTGACGCCTACCGCCAGCGGTTCGGAGCCTTCCCTTCGTTTGCCGCCGTCAACGGGTATGACGCCGTCCGCGTCCTTGCCCGGGCCCTGACCGATACCGGTGGCCAACGTGACGGTCTACGCCGAGCCCTGGCAAATATCGAAAAATTCCCGTCCCTCTTTGGCCCTTTGGGTTTTGACGCTTTTGGCGACGCGCTCGCGCCCACGCATATCTTTCAGGTCCAAAACGGCTCCTACGCCTTGCTCGAAACGGTGGCTTCTCCCTGATGGCAGCACAAAAACTTTCCCGTATCGTCCACGGCTTTTTGGCCAAATGGATCCTTTTGCCCGGAGCGATCATGCTGCTCATCGGCACGGTTATCTGGTGCGGCATCGAAGCCCAGGGCATCCTTCACAATCAGCAGGACACAACCACGACCCTGGGTCGTTTCGTTGCCAACTATCTGCAGGATTGCGAAGAGGACTTGCGATACATCGCGTCGCGCCTTGAAAAAAAGGCGAACTTTCCCGAACAAATCCGCTCCCTGCTCAAGCATAAGGACCATTTCCAAGCCCTGTATCTGCTCGACAGCCAGAGCCGGGTCAAAGCCTCGGTCCCGAACGGCTCGCGCATCAGGGATTTTTCCGGCCTCTTGAGTGATCTCCCGCCGCAACCGGCGAGCATGACCACCGCCCCCTACTACTCCGGTGATGCAAAGACCATCGTCACCAGTATGATCGCGCCTGCCCGCGACAACCACCTGGTCCTCGCCGAACTCAATCTCAAATCTCTGCAGGAGGCGGTCCGGGCCTTCACCAACCAGATTCCCAACGGCCAGGCCATCATTGCCGACGCCTACGGCAATCTCCTGGCCCACCCGGAAATGGCTCAGGTCAACCGGCAGACAAATTTGGGCCACCTGGACATCCTGGCCGACCTTCCCCAGGGGCAGACAAGTTCCACGATCTCCCTGGTCAACGACCGCTGGTCGCTGCTCAGCGCCACCACTGTGCCCGGGAAAAAATGGAAAATCTTGATCAAGCAAAACGCTTTCGCCCTATTCACTCCGGCGCTGTGGCCAGTTTCCCTTTCCTTTGCCGCCCTGGCGACGATGCTGCTTTTGTTCGCCCTGGCCGCCCAACGGCGGATGCACAAACGGGTCATCATCCCCTTGAACGCTCTGAACCAGGAAATTGATCGCCTGACCCAGGGGGCGGAACCCGCCCAGGCTGGCTCCCCGGCCGAATCGGTTCTGGGCAACAGCTTCACCGAACTCTCCCGGTTGCACGAGAATTTCCGAGACATGCAGAACGCCATCTGGGACCGGGAAATTTCGCTGTGGGAAAACAAGGAACACCTGCGCATTACCCTGCATTCCATCGGAGACGGGGTCATCACCACAGACACTGAGGGGCTGCTGACGAGCATGAACCCGGTCGCTGAAACACTGACAGGGTGGACGGAGGCGCAGGCCAAAGGCCACCACATTCAACAGGTCCTGCGCCTGACCCGGGAAAACCGGACAACGCCGCACCTGGATCCAATCCAGGAGGTTCTACAGACCGGTGAAATCCGCGACCTGCCCGAGCACGCCCAACTCCATGCCCTTGACGGCCACGTCTATTCTATTGCCGACACGGCCGCGCCCATTCGCGATACCGATGGCCGCCTTGTCGGCGTGGTCATGGTCTTTCGCGATGAAACAGAACACGTCCGCCAGGACGCCCTGCTCAAGGAGAGCCGGGAACGGTTGAATCTGGCCCTGGAAGCGGGGAACATCGGTCTCTGGGACTGGCACGTCCAGACCGGCGCCGCGATCATCAACGCCAATTGGGCGGAAATGCTCGGCTACAGCGTCGAAGAACTCCAACCGGTCAGCATCCAGACCTGGCGGGATCT
The sequence above is drawn from the Desulfohalobium retbaense DSM 5692 genome and encodes:
- a CDS encoding NAD(P)-dependent oxidoreductase; amino-acid sequence: MRIGFIGVGLMGGPLARNLIRNGYSVDVFDLSAEAIEKTVSVGESGKKANSIDELKSSDVIFTSLPLPQHVTDVMLNDGGLYEKLNANSTHVELSTIDASTAETLEKEANKKNISYIQCTLGKTPAHAEKAEEPMFIGGDERAYEKIKNILSSIGIVNYVGPVAASCAVKLISNMIGMTNVAVLAEGMKVGDKAGLDRKKLLELLADTGAHSFQMDVRGPWIAEEDYKSRFPLDLALKDIRIGLEMSKDWNLDLQTMESALKEFMRAHDEGYGQEDCNAVFKVL
- a CDS encoding UxaA family hydrolase gives rise to the protein MSFGKVLGYRRENGRVGVRNHVAILALDDLSNAACEAVENNVKGTLALPHAYGRLQFGEDLLLTFRTLIGLGSNPNVAACVVIGIEPEWTQKVVDGIAATGKPVEGFSIERNGDFNTINMASKKAKEYVHYASEIKPEEVDSSEIWISVKCGESDTTSGLASNPTVGNVLDKHIEKGGTAVFGETSEITGAEMVCKERAATPEVGEAFYKMFKDYNEFINENKTDDLSGSQPTKGNIRGGLTTIEEKAFGNLQKIGKKCQYVGVLEPAEAPTGKGLWFMDSSSAAAEMVTLCAAAGFVVHLFPTGQGNIIGNPVEPVIKLSANPLTCSTMSEHIDYDCSGILRGEMTLDESGDGLVDLVKRTCGGRKTSAEVLGHKELIITKLYRSA
- a CDS encoding UxaA family hydrolase translates to MIQFLVHEKADTVGVATVDIKKGETAEGLYMDSQEKIQVEALDDIPLGHKISLVPMKESDTVIKYGHDIGKVVAPFEKGSHVHIQNLKTKRW
- the larA gene encoding nickel-dependent lactate racemase — encoded protein: MEIKLKYGKGYKIINLPDGAQVDYLSPASKSKLVDLEGSFLDVLQSPIGTVDLGQWPEPRSLAIALPDETRPFPTKRILPVLLKFLTEKWPSLEIKEISILVGGGLHPPLSKERLIKLVGPEIYENFTVFSHDAKKSNFVSLGKTSQGTPVEINQHFAQADIKIVLGQIDPHQFVGFTGGAKGACIGLASAEMIRKNHSLMFEDGANVGRLKENPVRQDLNEAGDILSIDLAVNVVNNTEKCPVWIQAGAHKEVLEAGAEICSKVYGVEISNFYDIVVASCGGSPKDICLYQAQKGLNMSSTAAKINGKILLLASCDEGVGDDDYYEYVSNFKNIDDVVNDFQENDFRMGAHKAYLFGRSLKDFEVVVDSSIESSCAINCHLNLGKAQTVISNWLKKSNKNTTIAVIPNANTTFFYRKNE
- a CDS encoding sigma-54-dependent Fis family transcriptional regulator — translated: MTNNGHDKATRVTLNPTRRYETLLRINNAIVQQTTRESLFQALSNEIYQLIEYDRFSINLYDHELRSLSYFASAKGVSLGGKMTRPLEKGLIAQTVIRTKEPLIIPDVKNQSYFSNMNNMIEAGLNVTMGYPLIVRDTVLGSLHFSFKNRPDNLDEVNSFFEDLSPQVAIAVYNILAHNRLKRLNESLKNEKKFLKKEAHGSFDPENFFYKSESMSDVMQQVKNVAASDAPVLITGETGTGKEYIAHCIHHTSLRSDALLVKVNCPALASSLFESELFGHTKGAFTGASQQRIGRFEMANNGTIFLDEIAELPMPQQAKILHVLQDRCFERVGESRSISADFRIVAATNKDLLHAIHNESFRSDLYYRLNTAQIHIPSLRERPEDIPVLVINLSDQISKRLHRPSPKYSDKVLESLCQYPWPGNVRELKNFVHRMFLQRSAENVKLSDVKSYLGNSQEIEYNDNNILPMHEMEKQHIVNALRICKGVLSGENGAASLLQMKRSTLQYRLKRHNINPSDYKAF
- a CDS encoding TraR/DksA family transcriptional regulator, encoding MDEATKKKIRQAVLQQMEICRQEIADLEQRAETVELDQPIGRLSRMDSMVNQGIVMSSLNKTKHRLARLEQALKRLDADDPEYGLCVECGEEIALKRLLALPESEVCIHCAE
- a CDS encoding lipid-A-disaccharide synthase N-terminal domain-containing protein yields the protein MPRYIVPLTLMLLSLLLVGAAAPGHAAEEANRLGPVNTDKRLNQLQIERHNGTYTIRLEGQDQAVSAERFLAQLYAQQHRKETNFLFVIFNITSWVNLMWVSVGLLGQVFFTGRMVVQWITSERKRRSVIPVAFWWMSLLGACMLLLYFIWRKDIVGILGQSTGLFIYLRNLRLIYRERRSSLTAS
- a CDS encoding ABC transporter substrate-binding protein, which gives rise to MPPVLQRLTIPALLFLLAALFGCDQTAIPIGFTGSLTGSYSDLGVQGRNGATLAIEEINAQGGIAGHPLRLVVRDDGNDPKTAKAVDRELIERGVVAIIGHMTSSQSVAALPVVNDAEVVLLSPTTSTPRLSGKDDYFFRIQTSTAQAARALGRYARNQLDLQRINVIEDTSNAAYTTPFLTNFQDTFCHSGQVVGQHCRFHSEMEQDWQLLADCLLQTPSDGILLLTSARDAASLLPILRHKAPQRVILSSGWATTRSLLTLGGASANQVYAAERNFPAERNTAYRHFVDAYRQRFGAFPSFAAVNGYDAVRVLARALTDTGGQRDGLRRALANIEKFPSLFGPLGFDAFGDALAPTHIFQVQNGSYALLETVASP